Below is a genomic region from Miscanthus floridulus cultivar M001 chromosome 1, ASM1932011v1, whole genome shotgun sequence.
ttcaaaagctttaaaatattttattcttataaaagcctaagttggttgtcatcaattaccaaaaagggggggattgaaagtgcatttgccccctatgtgggttttggtgtattgatgacatccaaattagggactaatatgatcttaatgagatatgtcgtagctattagttccatgaaagattcaaagagttgataaagatgaaatggtatccctcaattcttgaagttgtaaaggcggacgaactcaaaacgctctccaaatgttttatttttgtttttgagtttaggatccgccgcactataaagagagatgcaaacttagttggtctgaggaagatagagtgctcaagcatataaaaaattaaatcaaaagagagacactctagcactccacgagcacgtagattatttttctgtgactgtcggtgtcgaaaGTCCTAACGTAAGCCAAAACTCCCGACCGTCAgaagtcacgactcatgccgaaagttctgactcccagtcacttagcctgtgcGGTGACTacggacgtcggaagtcccgacgtgagtcggaactcccgacagtcggaagtcccgacccaagtcgggagtcccgacaaCTGTGGTTCTACTGGCTGGCTGTCTGCACCCGTCGGAAGTCTCGGACCTTGTTaggagtcccgacacctggaGCTTCACTAGTTGACTGATTGCGCACGTTGAAAGTCTCGACGTACGTCGGAAGCTCCGaccgttggaagtcccgacgtttgtcaagagttccgacattgacttgCACGCGCGGACTTCTGACCCTGTGTGAACAGTGCTTTATGTTAACGTCAGAAGTCCTgagatctacgtcggaacttccaacgtagatctgaacggttagatttctgctaagagtataaatacccctctcttcacttctaaccgttacagaCTCATTCACAGCTGACCTAACTTCGTCCCAACAGCCCCCAAGCAAgaaaggcacccctctcctccctcctttgctTCAAtattcgattcccttagggttttgagtgaaaggagagtggattaagtgagagaatcactttggcaagcttgagcacttgatttcttcgtcaagccgattgattttgcatctattactcttggggctttgcccctagccagctAGGCTGTTGCCTaaaagcttccatcttgtggaagagccttgataagtttgtattaccctttgatttcttagtggaaagctcaagtgacctttgtggtcgctttgagagaggcaaggaggtggaaagagactccgaccttggtggtcacctcaacaacgaggacgtaggagctcctttgtagggttgccgaacctcgggataaatccttgtgtcccgtgtgcttgttgttgtgattgctagagattaattgtatttgtttgtctctttctctctcaaacttcattttagggtttggactctcTATGGTTTGGGGGCATTACAGCGTCAAAGGAGTGACctaacatcttcaccaaaccactaggaagtggggttgtaagattatttatccgtaaAGTTAAATttagcactgcttttgtagtttaTGTAGGCGTCAGGACTGCTGACGTTTGTGCCGGAACttctgacgacgtcgggagttccgacccaaacgccgggacttccgacattgactgacaaaattgaacttagcatttgcagttatTTTTTGGATACGTCTATTCACCCACCCCCCTTCcttctaggcattgttagatcctttcacaccgatcgactcaaactggacgtagaacacgttgcctgaaccagtataaaccctgtgtcattgagtgctagaccacatccgatcacaacgtacgataaaactataaatatttatgtgttggccactttctgcaccgacaatcaTTTTGGTCTTTATTAATTGTTTAGTCATTTGGTGTGGCCTTGTCCCTTCGTTATTTCTACTGGAGTACTAGTTACCATCGAGGTGTAATTAAATTAGAAATTCGGTCGCACCTTTACTGTTTACTCCTGCCATATTTAACCCCTATATCTATCTAGGGGAAAAAACATTCACCGGTCCATATTTGTGTTTTTTTTCCTCGAAAGGTAATCACAAGCTGAATGGGCGCCGGTCACTAGTCCAGTTGATGAATGTTTTTTTAGACATGTCCGTTGACACGTGTCTCAGGTTCTCGGATCGATCCAGTTGACGAATGTTTACCACCCTATTCCACAACTCGGACAAACTGCTAGAGCGCTTTGGAACCACACAAGAAGGGCATGGCTAGCCCCATCCGAACGTGCATGCCCCGTCTATTGCTCACCCCGTATACCAGATGAGTCTGACCGTACGCTGCATctatcgtcgcctgcctcgcttGTCCCGATGGGGCTGCAACTGTGCGCCTGCTTGCCCGCCCCCACATAGTGCTGCAGCGCCCACCCCACATGCTTGATGAGTCTGACTGCATGCTGCATCTGTCGCCTCCTGCCTCACTTGTCCCGCATGCGGCTGCAACTATGCACCTGCCCGCTCGGCCCAACATGGTGCTGCACGTACACACGCAAGCCCGTACCTGCATGTTGTTGCGCGTTTCGCTTCATTCTGTGCTGCGTGCCGGTGCAAGCAGGTGGGGACCACCCACCACGCCCTACCCCCCATGCTGCTACGCCCCTCGCTTCGCTTCTGTGCTGTGTGCCCGTGGGCGTGCATGCAGATAGGGACCACATGCAACATTCAgaagaaacatatgaaacatacatctaaaacacatgaaacatactaTGTCTActaatgaaaacacttgcaacatgaagcacttgctgtaacatacgtctgaaacaagtgaaacatttgaaacataaggttacaacatatgtgtatggccactgtaatatatgcaacatccagataaaacacttgcaacgtacgtttgaaacagatgaaacatttgaaacatatagataaaacacttgcaacatacgtgtatagccattgcaacatttgaaacatatagataaaacacttgcaacatacgtctgaaacagataaaacatttgaaacatacacttgcaacatacgtgtatagtcaaTGCTACAaatacaacatctagatgaaacacatgcaacatccaaatgaacaCATACATCTGAAATGCATGAAACATACAGAGCTTCATGCTATGGAGTGGCGGAAAAACTTGGGCCCGCACTCAGCTGCCAATGGTCAACTGTCATGGAAGCAGCAAACGGCGCATGCAGATGTGGGCCCATGCTCCTCTCACAAACAGGCAAGCGGCCTGGCCGGCCCTGCAACTGGTTAATCTGGTAGACCAAAGCAGCAACATTGCAAGCAGCATGCGGCAGGGGCAGCTTGGCTTAGGCGCAGACAACATAGAGAGAGAAAAGAGCAAGATGACAAGCAACAGCAGGCCTAGGCGCTAGGCAGCATAGGGCAGGAGCGATAGGGAGGCCTGGGGCCCTGGGTGCGTGCGGCTAGCGGCCTGGCCTGGTCCAGCTAGCAGCGGACGCAGCAGggagcctctctctctctctctctctctctctgctcatGTGCATGCATGGTTCCCCACGCGTCACATGTATCCCGAACGAGTGGTCACACACGCTCCCATGCGCTGCCCCACAGAAAGGACGGGTGCGGACCCACCTGACTGTAACTACACGTCCCCTCTCTTTTGTTCTTGGGTATCACGCACACGGGGTCGGTCCGTCCGttcatccggatgccctcaactAAGTATTACTGCACAGCAAAGCGGGGATGAAGTCAAGATACGTTGTGTGTAGAGGTGTAAATGCaccataaaaatataaaaatagcGAGTTTGATTGCATCCTCTATAACACATAACACATATCTCTATGACTATATCCTGACAAGAACAAGGACAAGTGCATCCCTCTTCAAATCACTTTAGCTTCGTAACTGCAACAAAGCTTGTTCTGATTATGGAGTTGTTTTTCTTCCTTATTTCAAAGGCATATTCTGCCTCGACTAAACTCTTTAAACTTACATATAAACTAAACCCTCTGTTTCAAATCATCACGTAATCATATATGACGTCAAACTCATTTCATGTACTCGTGACCTTAATATCGCTTTAAGCTCACACAACACAAAACTGGATAGATCGACGATATGCCACTTATGGTAGGCTGACCTGTGGCCCTGAATGTCAGTGAGATACTACTTCCATATAAGGAGAGTCCGTCCGACGTCATTACAGGCTGTATCCAGTTTCCCTGCTGTCAACATCAACATCAGAGGACGGACATCTTTCTCTCGGCTCTGTACTCTGTAGTCAACATAAGAAGGCAAACCGGTGCGCCATTTTCCCTGTGCGTCCCTTTCGAGATCTCTGTCTCACTTAAGTATCCACCACCAACAGCTGACATCTCTGCCGGTCTGCCCTCTGGTGCACCACGTGCTCGTCTCATCTGCCTGAAGCTAGAGCTAGGTGAAGAGAGCAGCAGCTTCACACTCACACATGTCGCCGTCACCGGCGAGAGCCGGCGGCGCACAGGAGGATCAGGCGGAGGCCGACGTGGAGCAGACTGGGAGAGGCACGTGGCGGCAAGCGGCCTTCCACGTGGCGACGACGATCGCCACGCCGGCAGCCTACGCCCCTTGCCCTTTACTGTTGCCTCCCTTGGCTGGCCTCTTGGTGTCTGCAGCTTGGTTATTGGGACACTAGTTACATGGTGTTCGAGCTTGGTTGTGGCCTCTCTATGGCGGTGGAATGGGGAGAAACACACCAACTACCGGCTCCTGGCAGACAGCATCTTTGGTCAGTAATGGCATTATTTGCCACAGCAAATAAACTTCTCTCTTTATTTATACCTGACAGTAGCATTCTAACAGCAGAAACTTTCTGAAAAGAGACTGATTATTGTACATAGTTTTGATTTTTCGTTTGCGTGCGTTGTGAGTGTCTACATTGTACTGcttaattaaaaaaaaataattcCATTTCAGTATAGAGTAACACTGTTAGCAGTACTTGCAACTGAAAAGTTACTTCAACTGTGCTTTTTAATTTGTTCAGGTCCTTGGGGCTACTGGTATGTCTCGTTCTTCCAGCAGGTGGCATCTATAGGCAACAACATTGCAATCCAGATCACAGTCGGCAGCAGCCTCAACGCTGCAGCAGTTCATCCTTGTCTTCGGTGCATTGGAGCTGCTCCTTTCCCAGCTCCCTGACATCCATTCGTTCCGGTGGGTCAATGCTATCTGCACTGCCAGCACCGTTGGATTTGCGGGGACAACCATTGGTGTCACAATATATGACAGGTATTCGGTAATATAACATAGtattagctctctctctctctctctttttgtctGCAGAACAAGATGGGGGTGGAATTGTCACTGATGAATATGGTTACTGAGTTAATTCATGCAGGATATCGGATCCAAAGAAAGGGAATCAGTTACAGTCTACAAGGAAGCACCGCAACTAAGATCTTCAGAGGTTTCAACGCATTGGGCACAATAGCCTTCTCCTTTGGCGACTAGATCTTCAGAGGTTTCAACGCATTGGGCACAATAGCCTTCTCCTTTGGCGACGCCATGCTGCCAGAAATTCAGGTGCCCATCTGATCTGATGTTCACATATAATGAGGTCCATGTATGTCGTAACCTGCCATTCTCAAGACTCTGGACTGAAAATCTGAAATCCAGAGCACCGTGCGAGAACTGGTGAGGGCAAACATGTACAAAGGCGTCTCTTCAGCGTACACGATCATCGTCGTGTCCTACTGGACCCTCGCATTCAGTGGCTACTGGGCATTTGGCTCTCAGGTCCAGCCCTACATCCTGTCCTCCCTGACAGCTCCAAGATGGGCAACTGTAATGGCAAACCCGTTTGCAGTCATTCAGATAGCAGGTTGCTTCCAGGTAAACCAAACACGTGCTGTTCCCATCTTGAATTAATTTGGTGGCATAACCAAGTACTTCTTTCGCCAAGATATACTGCCGGACTACGTTTGCGCACTTCGAAGAGAGGCTTCAGGCGAAGAAGAACATGAGCTGCAGACCCTGCCTGTGCCGGCTGACATACACGTCTGCATACATGGCCGTGATTACGCTCGTCTCCGCTGCAATGCCCTTCTTTGGGGACTTTGTATCAGTCTGCGGAGCAGTTGGGTTCACCCCTTTGGACTTCGTGCTGCCTGCATTGGCACTTCTCAAGACCAGGACGATGCCTGATAACCCAGAGGATTGCAGTGTGCTGTGAAGATGCTCAGCGCTGCTGTCGCAATCTTGTTCTCGATCATAGGTGCCCTTGCATGCATCAGCGCAATCAGATCGATGCATGCATCGGCGCAAACAGATCGATCACGCTCGATGTCAAAACCTATAAGTTCTTCCATGATATGTGATGATTGCGACACCAAGTTACCTTGTGCCACATAACAACAAAGTGTCCTGATCATAATAATGATGAATATTTCATCTATACGGATCACTACGTCTACATTAGGCTCCAAAACGAACGCGAAATGGAAACAGATTAAAAAGGGAATAAACAAGGATGGAAAGAAATTTGAAATGGCTAAGACTTACACCGAACCATTGTCTTCCTGAACAGAGTACTAACTTATTTAATGATCTAGCTCATCTGCTAATCTCAGCTAAAATCCTTTAACCTTCTCTTCAGCACATCCAAGGATTTCGCCCTAAGGCAAAACGGAAGTTGATTAAAAAGGGAATAAAGATGGAAAGAAGTTTGAAATGGTAAGACTTGCGCTGAACCATTGTTTTCCTAAAAACTGAGTACTAGCTTATTTAATGATGTAGCACAGCTAATCTCAGCTAAAATCCTTTAACCTTCTCTTCAGAACATCCAGGGATTTCTTCCGGGCGCTCTGCACTGTGGCTCGGCTTGAAAGGCTTCCAAATAAACTGTCTGGGGCATCCTTGAACTTGTCACAAATTATTGCCACCTTCTTATGGTCTAAGGCTCCATAATTCTGCTTCCTGGTTACAGGATTCATGAAGCTTTCAGGTTGGTTGCTGAGAAGAAGATTTATTAGCTGCCTTATTTCGGCTAGACAATCTCTGAAACTTGTTTCCTTTCTCAGGTCCGAAAACCCAGTCATGCGGTATGTGTCATCAGCAAACCCCTCCAACACTTTCAGATCAATGTCAATACTAGCAACAGCATTTGCGTTGAACCTTTTCACCCGGTCACTAAGAAGTACCGTTGTTATAGAATCTGAGATGTGGCTTAGTGCACCAGATACAACCTTGAATAAGGCATCTCTTGGTACAATCTGCTGCCCAGAAGATACCCCCTCATGAAGATAGATAATAACTTCGTTCATGTAGTCATTTGCGTGCTCTGGAGCTTCCTCCAGAGTCCAATTGATGCTAGTCAACTGCAACATATACTCATCAATCTTGGAATTGACCAAAGTAATCAATCCATTGTATGCTGCATTCTGGGAGGCTTTGAGCACAGCTCTAGCAGTCAAACCAGAATGGGGCTTCTCAAGGAGGCACCTAGGGACACCACAAAGTCTAGCAGCATGCCAAAGGAACATATCACAGGactgctcaagaatggcaataTTTCCTGCAATCTGCACCACCTGTGGAAATTCCAGGGAACCACCATGTATCAGGTTCAGAAAACCATCATTCAACGTCTCAATCAAGAACTTGTCTAAGTAACTTTTCACCACATCATAGATGTTTGTGCTACCACTGTGTGACAAGTAGCTGACCAACTCCTCAATGAAAGAACGCACAATACGACAAGCATTGGGAACTGAGGAGGAAAATGGAGCAACATATGGCAAATTTGGTACTCCATCAACAGGTTCAAGTTGGAATGCTGCTATATTTGTGTCATATTCATTTTCCTTCTTTATAACCATCCTCTCATATGAGTCCTTAGAAAAGGCATAGTTGAGCTTCTTCCGGCAGTCAGAAAGAAGAAGTTCAAGATACTTGTCCCTAGTTTTGTCAAGAATTTCAACAACTGACATGGATCGGTATCCATATTTCTTCAGGGTTGCACCAAAAAGACTGACATATCCTTTTATGAGGAGGAGGTGGTTGGCAGCATCAATGCGGGAGAACTGTTCCTCTAAGATCAGAGTAACTTTAGAAATGGCTGTTTCCAACATTGTATCAACCTGGCCCTCAGATAGAAGCCCATCTGCAGTTCGAAGGACACGGTCCTCAATAATAAAAAAGCCAGCTACCTGAGCAAGGAAAGGTTGATAGGACTCAACAAAGGGTTGTGACGTAGAAAATTGCAAGTCCAAATTGAGTAGCATGAGCCTGTTATTGTAGTAATATTCTCGAAACTTCTCCCCAAGACCAAGGCCTATGTGGATATGGTGTGCTCTGTACACTGGCGCAAGATCAAATTCCAGCATTGGTTCCTCAGCCATGTGCTCCACATCCAAGGTGTCAGCATTCACGTCGAACCCAACACGGCTAGATTCTTCTGCTTCCCTCTGTCGGGCACACATTCCCTCATCTTTCTGACGAGTAAGAGATGTCTGGTCTATTGCGACTTGCCCAATCTCCTTAGCAGTCCTTCTGATATACACAAGCCACTGATTAAACTCACTACAAACTTTCTTCTCAATGTACAGCTTTACCATAGGAACTTGTTTACGAATAACCTTTTTCAGAAGCTTCAGTGGAATATTTTGCAGGTAGTCCTTCTCAATCAACTCCAATGTTTTCAATGCAGAAAATAATTTTGCTTCAGCAATGTCCCTGTTGCATATCTTGCAGAGACTGATAACTTGCAGACAAATCTTCAATGTAGCTAGGGCTTCCCCAACATTACTGTTTACAGAATAGATCTCAAGAAGCTCATCAAGCTTCAGTAGCAAGGCGCTAGCAACTTCTTGCAACCGCAGGTTCTCATCAGACAATGTGCCCTtaagctcatcagcatcaaccAGGACACCACGAAGCTCATCGATTGCAAGGATGAATTCCTCATGGTGGAGTCTACAAATCTCTTCAATATCAACCTCCTTCATCTTCACGATGTTCTGGAGGCTGTGCAAGAGGGTTTCAGGCTTCCCAGATTCAAAAGCATGCCGGACTATGGGACCCACATCCTCATTGTTTGCAATGAAGGCAGCAAGGCCCAAACCAACACCACCATCCCCATTTTCCGTAGCGCCCCTCTTCTTTGTCTGAGCAGTCATGTTTTTAACTGCAAAACAAAAGGAAAGATCAAAAGAGATGGTGCACATTGTAACACATGCTTGGACTATTTCAAAATGTTTATTAGATGCCACAAATGCATAGAATAGAAGACCACCCAAGCAGAGAGAAATGGGAAAATTCGCATcatttttgagagagagagagagagagaaatggcAATTCATGAAAACCACATCATttttgagagggagagaggggcgGGAAAATTCTGAATAGATTTGCATTACCCGTACTTAGTACTTGCTCCCCCAGACGAGTCATGCTGGTAAAAGGAGCCCGGAGCAGATACAAATCTGAGTGACTGCATAGTGGAGTCTTACATTGCagaagcattgcacaatggaAGATACACAACAGTGCACTATATCAGGGCACATCACTACTGATGACAGGCAGTGTATAAAAAAGTGCTAGGCAAGCAGTTGGGCTCTGCCTAGGAACTAGACGTGCCTAAGCTTTCATACTTTTATGTGGACAGTTAGAGAAATGCCATATATACTAAATAAAGGAAACTTAGCATATTAGGTTAAAAAAATTGATGTTATCATGCATCCATGAGTAATATGACCATGATTCATTTTTGCCGATCTCTAAATTTTCCTAATTTCATGAATACATAAGCCCAAAACATATCTATGCGTGAAAGAGCCTAGAAATGGAGCTAGGCGCCGCCTTTTAAAACAAAGATGACAGGTAAGGCTGTCCTAAAAATGGAAAATTTCATGATGACCTAAGCACAAAACATATCTATGCGTAAAAGAGCCTAGAAATGGAGCTAGGCGCTGCCTTTGTAAACAGAGATGACAGGTAAGGCTGTCCTAAAAATAGGAAATCAATATATCATCCCATTGTACTGACACAGGTAGCTTCACGAAATAAGATGGGAAAACAGATCCAAAATAAGATGGGGAAATCGATTTGGTGCTCCaccctcctctctctctgtctGATGTGGTCAACACGCGGTGCAGAAATCGGAACGGAACAGAGTGCTAGGATCACAGCTACTAGGGCAGGCAGGAAATACTAGTGGGCTCCCATCGGCTGGTTGAGGCTACGGATTTGGCCCCGAACGCCCATCCGAAGGCGGCGGTCGCCCAGGTAGCAACCGCTGGAGTTCGTCCGCCGCTGCTGGGCCCCGCACCCAACAACGCCCCCGCGTCCCATCACGCGCACATACACAGGTAGAGGACGAGGCGGgaggagaagagggagaaggatTAAGGGAGATCCTCACCTGAACCGACGGAGAGCAGTGCGAGTTCGGGGGAGGACCTGAACGGAGTCCCCGGGTCGAGTGGGGCACGATTGACAGCCGGCGGCGGCGTCCTGCGAGGGAACGGGATAGGGTGGTGTGAGAGCTGAGAGAGGATGCGGGGAATGAATGATGAAAGGGGCGACGGCCCGTACCTGGGATCGGTTCCGTCGCCGGCGGGGTGCGCGAGGCCGGCGGACggcggcagagagagagagaaaagctagAAGAGGGGGTGTCCGTTTCTCTGTGTCATCAGTTCCGATTGGATTTTAGCGGCTTCCACTTCCACTGAGGTTTTGCTTTGCGCCTTTGGCTGTGGTGTTTGTTTGGAGAAAACAAAGGCAGGCGACCATGGGTTTTTGGGTTCCAGGCTGCTCGCCGGTACGTCCAATGTTGCCGGCCTGCGTCCGTCGTGTGACCTAGAAAAAGTTTTCTTAATAAAGACACTACACTGAAacgtttttttttgtaaaaagcaTTTCGTAAAGGGTTTAGCGAAAGTGTTTTCTTCAAAATATTTCTAAAAACAATAAACAACAAGTGAAAATAAAATTTTAGGATTTTTTTAAATTGCAATACATTCTCAAAGAATAGGAAGTTGTTGTTCTAAGTACCAAAGTCTTATTTGACGCATGTGCATCGTGGTATGCAATTTCCGACCACGATAGAGCTCACATCCAAATTATTGTCTTCCTCCATGAGACCAAAGAGCTAGAATCGAAGAAGAGAGGTTAGGGTTTGCGGGGTTTGGGGAGGGCTCTATGGCCATTAGAGTTAGAAAGGAAGCCCTAGGATGCAGACCAGGCGGGTTGTGGATAGAGGTAGGGGCAAGGGACGCCCAAGTTAGGAAGTGTGGGATAGAAGCAGTGGGGCAAAATGTAGACGGCAATGTGGAAGTGGCGGGGTAATCATGGCTAGTGGTCGCAAGGCGTGTGTCTATGGCACCGGGGACAAAAGCCCACCGTCAATGCGAAGGCAAGTGTGGGGTAACAGTGTCAGAGGTGGGAGATCTGAGAAGAAAAGCGAAAGAGGTAAAAAAAGATATAAGAAgttgtgaggaggaagaagatgagctttAATAGCCTTATCGATGCCGACACAATGAATAAGATGTTATGTTCAATAGGAAAGGTGTGATTCATTTGTAAATGGCCATAATTTTCAAAAAGTAATGTC
It encodes:
- the LOC136487060 gene encoding exocyst complex component SEC15A-like, whose product is MTAQTKKRGATENGDGGVGLGLAAFIANNEDVGPIVRHAFESGKPETLLHSLQNIVKMKEVDIEEICRLHHEEFILAIDELRGVLVDADELKGTLSDENLRLQEVASALLLKLDELLEIYSVNSNVGEALATLKICLQVISLCKICNRDIAEAKLFSALKTLELIEKDYLQNIPLKLLKKVIRKQVPMVKLYIEKKVCSEFNQWLVYIRRTAKEIGQVAIDQTSLTRQKDEGMCARQREAEESSRVGFDVNADTLDVEHMAEEPMLEFDLAPVYRAHHIHIGLGLGEKFREYYYNNRLMLLNLDLQFSTSQPFVESYQPFLAQVAGFFIIEDRVLRTADGLLSEGQVDTMLETAISKVTLILEEQFSRIDAANHLLLIKGYVSLFGATLKKYGYRSMSVVEILDKTRDKYLELLLSDCRKKLNYAFSKDSYERMVIKKENEYDTNIAAFQLEPVDGVPNLPYVAPFSSSVPNACRIVRSFIEELVSYLSHSGSTNIYDVVKSYLDKFLIETLNDGFLNLIHGGSLEFPQVVQIAGNIAILEQSCDMFLWHAARLCGVPRCLLEKPHSGLTARAVLKASQNAAYNGLITLVNSKIDEYMLQLTSINWTLEEAPEHANDYMNEVIIYLHEGVSSGQQIVPRDALFKVVSGALSHISDSITTVLLSDRVKRFNANAVASIDIDLKVLEGFADDTYRMTGFSDLRKETSFRDCLAEIRQLINLLLSNQPESFMNPVTRKQNYGALDHKKVAIICDKFKDAPDSLFGSLSSRATVQSARKKSLDVLKRRLKDFS